TTTCTGATGTTGTCCATATTCCTCACCTCTTCCTAATAGTTTCGCAAGTTTGCCAAGTCCCTGTCTCAGCCTGGACTTCACAGTAGCTTCATTGCTGTCTGTCACCGAGGCAATCTCATGAATCTTCATTTCATGAAAATACTTTAGAATAATGGCATTCCTCTGATATTCAGGTAGCTCACCTATCGCTATCCTTACTCTCTCCCTTGCTTCTTTTTGAGCGAATATGTAGGAAACATTTGTTTTATCATTTGTCAGATATTCCGAAAGCTGTGACTGCTTTTGAGCCCTTTGATGTGCTGCACTTTTCCAGTGATCTCGGCAGTGATTTACTGCGACCGAAAATATCCAACTTTTAAATTTTCCAGTATTAGAATAGGATCCGATTTTCTTAATGACCTTAATGAAAATTTCCTGAGTCAAATCATAAGCCAAATCCTTATTTCCTGTTTTCCGATAAACAAAAGCAAAAACATCTTTATAGTATTTACGGGTTAGAACCTCCATCGCAGCCTGGCTACCACGAAGAATTTCCTGTATAAGCTGCTGGTCTTCAGACACCTTGCATCACCTCAATATGTAAGACGAGAAATAAATTAAAAAGATTTATAGATATGTAAAAAACTTTCGAAAAAACACAACTTATAGATAAAATTAATGACACTTTAACAGCAAAAACTTCTTCTTGATCATAAGGGCCGTGGTAATTGTTTAGCGTATTAACTCCCTAAAGATCATCACTTCATATAAAAAGGGCTAATTCCCCTATCCGAATTAGCCTCTAAATGATCTAGTTATCTGCCGTTTTCTCTATCAAATAAGAACCCTGCATCACACATCCCCAGGTCAGAACCAGATCAGACCCGTAATATAGAGGGGCCCCATACCAGTCACAATCATCACTCCGCCAATTTCTCCAATAATCCCCCATCATCTCTACTTCTAATGGTCACAATCTTCCCCTCTTCGTTGAGATTGATGAGCCCTTGGACCTTGGCGGTATGGTGGTCTTCACCCTTACTGTATTCCACTTCAACTTCATATTCGTATGCATGATCTTCGACTTTTTTTATTTCCATACTGCCAGGATTCAATTGATACCCATTTGCATCAGCCATCCGGAGGAAAACTAAGATCTGATTTTCATTGATCATCTTCTCAACATCATGCACGAGTGGCGTGTAATGTTCATCCACATACGCCTCTAATGCAGGGGGAAACGCTCCTTCTTCATTCAGAGCCGATTTCAATTCTTCATCTGGACCGGTGAATTCTTTCTCCAGAAACGTGGTGATCGTCGTTTCATTTTCGTCCTTTTCATCTGAAGAGGTGCAGGCAGTCATGGCGACAGAAACAATCAGAATCACCATGAATGTTTTAATCAAATCTAAAGATACTCTCATGAATACTCCCCTTTAGTCTGGTTAATTCATATAGGATAAAATCTTCCCTTTCATTCCCCCATCGCTTGTAAAAAGAATATACGTTTCGGCCCCCGTTTTGATGACAATCCGGTCAGTGTGCCCATACGGAAATCCGATCCTAATCGCATTTTTCTCCTCTCCCCCATATGTATCATCGCTCGACACTTCCTTAATTTCAGAAAGAGGGATATCGATTTTACTCAGTTGCCATTTGATTTGGAGGCTGCTCTCTTTTTTTGATACTTTTACTTCCATGGTTGTCCCTCCTGTCTTGTTACATAACTATACGATTTACCAAGTGGGAAGTTTCAATTTTCAGGAAATTAGGGATGCAATCTACTGCACTAGTCGATAAAATTCTTGTTAGTAACACCATCGGGTAAGCCAGATCGCTTATTCACCAATTCATGTATGTCATTCTTTATAAAAACAACACCATATAATCCTCATCATAAAAAGTATCATTGATTTTTAGTGCTTTTATTTCCGTACCGAATACTTTAAAGCCTAATTTTTCGTAAAGCTTCTTTGCTCTTTCATTTGTTGTGACAACCGTTAAATTGATTTTTTTCAATACGGTGATAGATTTTGCTTGCTCTATTGCCTTTGTTAGCAGTTTTTCACCTATACCATTACCGCGCGTGTCAGGAGTTACGTACATGGCCACTACATTTGCCCGGTGACTCAGTTTGGCCGGTGTTTCCTGCAGCAGCGTGACAACGCCAACCAGTTCTTCGTCCTTAAACGCACCAAAAGTGAAGTTCCCTTCGATTGATAAATTTTGAGCCACACGGTCAATGGGATTTTCCCTTTGTATAGCTTCTTCATAACTTGTGGCGAATGCTTCTGGATTTTGTTTCAAAGCCTCCAGTCGTAAGTTCCAATATTGTTTTGCATCTGATGGTGTTAACAATCTGATATTCATATATTCTCCTCTATTACTGATTTTGTTTTGTTCAAGTCATCTGTCCTTTAATGATTAAGTATCATTTCAATCCGTTTACTAAATTGAAATGTTTACTATTATCCACCTATTCCCTTAGCTAACAACAGGAAAAAGCTAAAAACCAAAACCGCACTATTTAGTAAAACACCAATAATTCCTGACACCAGTTGTTTTGATGCTATTGCTAATAGTATCCCAATGACCGATAACGTTGTGAGAATACCTATGGCTAATGTCAGATTAGCATTTGGTCCCCTTAATATAAAAAATACCACTACACTGCTTAGTACCATAAGGATTGAGGTAACACCTAACTTGTTCATCTCCCCGCCCTCCTTTGTAAAAATGAATTGTATCCTTCTCAAGAACCGTATTCTTTATACTTTCTCATGTACCGTTTCTCACGCCATACCGAAAATAAAAACGTAACGATAAACAACATCAGTTCCACTTGATTGAAATGAAAAAAAACCTTCAATGCATCCCTGAATGAATGTACAGCATACATCCCACTCAGCAGCAGGGTTGGATAAACTGTGACCAGCATGACCAGATAGTGAATGAGGATCTGCTTCCCCCATTTCCACTGCTGCACTTCATACAGGACACTTGTCAGCCCTAAGAAAAATGTGATGAGTGCAAGGACGAAGGTATTGTTGGCTTCAGCTGAAGATCCTAGAAAAGCATGCCAGATGGATGCTGTGCCGAGGATGATTAGAGGGATGACGCCCCTGATCAGGCATTTTTTAAGTAGATTCATATGTAGATCCTTTCTTTAAAAGGTTTCTGTGGTTTACATAATATAATTACGTTAAATAAAACAATAACTGATCCAATGATTCAATCTCTCCATAAGGTTGAATGTCTGAATGATTCTCTATTTTGCCCGGATTGTACCAGATCCCCATCATATCGAGACTTTGACTTCCGTAGATATCGAGAATCAAATGATCTCCTACAAACAGTACCTCTTCGGGCTGGACGCCAAGCTTAGCGAGTGCAATCTCAAAAATGGTTTTGTCCGGTTTTGATGAACCGACTTCTTCAGAAATGATGATGGTGTCAAAGTGCCTGTCCAGATGGGTGTTGGTGATTTTCTCATTCTGTCTCAAGCTGGTTCCATTGGTAACGATGCCGATTTTCACCTGCTGTTTCATTGTATGAAGCAGATTGAATAGCTCTTCTTTGATGGAGAAACATGTTGGGAAATGCTCATTCCAAAAGTCTTGGATGGCATGAGTCGGTAGCCTCTTCCCAGTTGGAAAGTCAGCAAAAAATGATTCCAGCACAGGAGTTTTATCACCTTGACCAAAGCTTTTCTTGTCATATAATTTGAATGCCCTTAACATGTCTGACTTCACATTGTCGTCCACGTCACCGTAGCACCGTTCCAACACCAGGAGAAACAGGGCGTCCACTGCCGCATTTCTGTCCAGTAAGGTGTCGTCCAGATCAAACAGTACTGCTTTCACTTTGCTCAACGTCGCCACATCCTCTCTAACTGTCAATCTTCAATTTTCCGATCAATTCAATGATGTCTTCATTTTCACCGGCACCGACTGAAACCAGCTCGGCCTCTTCAATGATTGTCTTCGTGTAGTCTTTCATGGATCCTTCGATCTGTGCCGGGCTCGGCCAATGGGATGGAATCGGATATACATTGATCGTGCCGTCCCCGTTTCCGCTGTACGTGACGATGCCGTCCGCTGAGATGCTCCCGCTTAGCACAATGACGTCCTCGGGGTATGCCACGCTGCCGTCATCATAAGGATTCATCTGTTCTTCTGCTGAATGGCGGCTGACGTGGAGCTCCCCCACGTCCCTGTTTCCCGTCACTTCCATCCACACTCGGGCATACCCGATCTTCTCCGCTGAGTAGGAAGAAAGTGGATCCTCGGTGCTTTCTGATTGTTCACTTGCCAATGCATCTTCCAAATCAACCGAGTCAGGTTCTTCTGAAACTGACTCCTCATTATCCTGTACTTCCTTTTCAGGCTCATCGACATGCTGTTCTTCACTCCCGGTTTGAGCAGACTCTCCCCCGCAGGCGAACAGGGCGGCCGATGAACTGACCAGTATCATGCATAGAACGATCTTTTTCATTTGTACCCCCTCTTTCCTATTGGAATTTCCACTACTATCCTATCAATTCCATTTTATGTATAATATTAGTTAAACCCAGATGGGCAAAACATTCAACCTTTTATAAAAGATTTACCGAAGAGAATAAATCATGCAGAAGGGGTATTCAGCATGCAACTGAAATTGAGAAGACGAACTGAAGAAGATATCTCAGCATTTCTCACATGGAAATATGATGGGATGTACGCTTTTTATGATAATGATAGTCAAACAGAGAAAATACAAGGATTGAAGCAGAGCGTACATGCCGTGAGGGCTTTTTCGGTCGAGGATGAACGTGGGAATCTGATCGGGAATTGTGAATTTTATGATGTAGAGGAAGATGGCAACACCATCCTTGTGATGGGTGTCCAAATGAAGCCGTCGTTGACCGGGAAGGGATACGGCTCAACCTTCGTCAAATCCATCATCGATCAGGGGAAGGAAATGTTGAAGTTCACCCACTTGGAGCTCGCAGTCGCTGACTTCAATAAGCGGGCGATCCGGACTTATGAGAAAGAGGGCTTTCGCAAGCGGGGACAATTTGAGAATACCATCAGAGGAAGAGACTATACGTTTGTCATCATGGAGAAAGATTGGAAGAAGTGATTTGTCGAAAAGGGAACGTCTGGTTGGGCGTTCCCATTTTCTTTACCGTGCTGCTAATGAAGGATCCTGGCTCGTTACAGTCGATTGTATGAAATCCTGGTCGATGGAATTGAATACGCTTTTCAGGTTCTCCCGCCCACCCATTTTCTCGAACCATGCATGAACACGCTTCATATGCGCTTCATCGCTTCTCACATTCCCTTCAATTTCCTCGTACGCCTCATAACTGTCGTATTCCCAAATCGCAAACACTTCCACTTTCCCGTCACGTTCTTCCGTCATCCATCTTCCGACGAGCCTTGACCCGTATTTTAACTGGGTCAGCAGAAGCGTTTTATTGAAATGGAGGTTGAAATCCTCGAGGATGGTTGGGGATATTTGGTACATTTTTCTGCGGTAGATCATCGGGTGTTAGTCTCCTTTCGGGTGTTGTCTTAATTAATTCGTTAAATCGACGCGAACATCCACTTTTTTTCAGTCAAAAAGCACCAAGATACTATATATTTCCTTGCATGACCCTTTTCTTCCGCCAAGGCTCGGCAATTTTATGAAAGAAATTCAATGCCACGGCAGCCCCCATGCATCCTAATAGGCATCCACCCACCAGAAAAATAGTAAGCTCCGATTCTCCTATCAGTACAGATGCGACCCCTCCAACTGCAGGAAACAGTGCAACCATATAGCTGCTCAGCGAAGCCCCAATTTGTTTCACCAAATTCAGATAAAACATCCAGGCGGCAAAAGACGCGATGACTGTCAGATACAATAATGCACTAACGTAGGAAATTGACGTCGGAAATGCAAATGTCTCCCCCTGCATTATGGAGAGGACCAGCAGGAATAAAGCTGCGACAATTCCACCAATGCTATTCGAATAGACTGGATGAATATGATGTTTCGCGTTACGTGCGGAACTCGCATCTCCAATAGAGGTTAACAGCGTGCCGAGCAGTGCAATTCCTATCCCTTTTATATAATTCAAAGAGAAATCATGAACGAGGATGGGATAAACCATGACTCCCACACCCATTAATCCAATCATTCCCCCTACTAAAATACGCGGTTCTAGCTTCTCTTTTAAAAACACCCGGAGCGATATCGGTGTCAGAACCGTCTTCAGAGAGAAAATCAAGGTAACCAATGCAGCATTGCTCCAAATGGTCCCATAATAGAGAAACAAATAACTTAAAGCAAAATTACAGATCCCAAACGTTACGATCGTAAACATGTCTTTCTTCACAGGGAACCCTTCTGGCCTTGTCAGGAAAGCAAAGAGAACGAAAAGACATGCTGCCCCAAGCAGTCTGTAAGTTAATGAGACTTCCAAACTGACCGGCGTACCCTGTATCTTTACTGCAATGAAATTCAATCCCCATACCAATAAACAAAAGACATACATAAAGGTTCTCATCCGAGGCACCCCCTTACAACCATGCCTTCGTATAATATTCTATATTTTTCTGATGCCTTATTCTTGATGAAATCTCTCAAAGTAATCAACAAATTTTGCTTCCTCCAAATCGGCTGTCTAATGAAACAGCTTAAAGTGAATGAAAATCCTTTTTATGCATCTCCTCATCAACTAAAGCCACTCTTACCTCAACTTTCTTATCTTCAATCCTTTTTACCCTTTTAAAAGTAAAAAGAGACAGCAGCCAAACTACTGCATATTTCACTTTTAAATCATGCGGATTCCGCTGAATAATGTTCATCATCAAGCCCATTCCTTGTCATATCACTCTTCAAACGGCAACGGCTTACTCCCGTCTATATCCGTAAAACCATACTTCTCGGCCAATTCAGCGACCATCAGTACTTCGCCGGTGATTTCTGAGACATTTGTGTCTCCTGCCAGCGCCGCCACTGCACGACCGACATACGCCGTGGTTTCGGTCGCACCATCCTCGGGGCCAAAACCTGCATCCTTCACCCGCTCAGTCCTCATCCAGCCTGGACAGAGGGCGACGGCAGAGACGTTGAATGCGCTTAACTCCTTTGCCATCCCCTCGGTCATGCGGTTGATCGCATTCATGGCCAGATCATAATATAAGTTGCCTGAAATTCGATTTCGTATAAAAAATGTGATATTCACAATCAGCCCATCATGATGCTGCATGAGCGGCACAGCGTACCTGCTTGTGAGCAAATAAGCTTGCGGCCCGGCTACCATCATGGCATCCCAATGGGCTGTCGGACGCTCCCAGAAGTGCTTCCCCTCACCTGCAGGAAGAGAGCTTTCTGAGCCTCCGAATACACTATTCACTAAGAGATCGAGCCGGCCATGTTCCCTTTCAATCTGATCGAAAAGGTTTCGCACGTCTGATTCATTCGTGTGATCACACCTGACAGCGATGCCCCTCCCTCCCCTGGAAGTCACACCAGCGGCCGTTTCCTCAATCGTTTCCGGGCGATGATCGGTTGTATTTCCCTTCACACTGCGCCCGGTGACGTACACCGTCGCACCTGCACTGCCGAGTTCGAAGGCAATTCCCCTGCCTGCTCCACGGGACGCACCTGTGACAAGGGCGACTTTTCCTTGTAGTGGTTTCATAACAGCTCTCCCTTTTAGGTTTTTGATCGGGTATGGGGTGGATTCCTCACTACACTCAACAATATCTCTGTTTAGATAGTGAGGTTTGGTCTGTTTAAGCGTGTAGGTGAGGTGAAAATGCTAATTTGTTGTATGTATGATGGCTATTTTGCAGGTAGGGTCTCCCGTATGGGGGATATATTATCGACTTCGGCCGGGATATTATCGAGTTTCAGCGGATATTATCGACTTTGCACAACATATTATCGAGTTTCTGGATATATTATCGACTTTGACCGATATATTATCAACTTCAACAAAACCCCTGTCCACCACGACCTGAAACGCCACTCCTCCCAGCCCATACATCAAGCTCCCTTTCATACCTCAACGACACATACCCTTCCCCTTCATCCCGGTAGCTTTCCTTTTCCCTTTTAAACACAAACCCTCTTGCTTCATAAAATGGAATGCCTTTTTCATTTCCTTTCTGCACTGACACCCACTGTTTGTCTGCTTTGAAATCATGCTTCTGCTGGTGGGTGACGGCATCGAGCAGCATGGTGCCGATCCCTTCGTTCCGTCTTGCCGGATCAATGTACAGGACGAACAGTTCCCCGTCGCTTTCACTGATCATCCCGCCGCCGGCTGCGCCGACGACTTCATCGTTTTCGACTGCAACAAAGTAACCGCCCCAGTGCCAGTTCCGCTCCTTCACTTCTTTCAGGACCCGCTCCTCGTTGTAGAATTCCTCAATCACTCTCTCAATATAGGAGTCTGTATACATGTCCCCATACGTTGCCCAATATCCTCCACTGCACACCCTCATAATTCCTCGCACGTGACTAGGATCCGCTTGTTTGATCTGTATCATCGGTTCACCATCCTTCTATTCTTCCATTTTACCAAAAAACGCCAATCAACACCCCTTTTTTTACCACATAGGCGCAATGTCCCGCTCCCCCAAGAAAATTCCCATCCCTCTGATTCCATTGATACGGGACCTAAGCTTCAACTTCACAAAAGAAAGACTATTTACAAAATTTTAACTTGTTAGCATGTTATTCCATCCACTATCATGACTAGTAGAAGCAGGGCTGTTAACATGCCAATCCTCCGGGAATGACATGTTGATATAAAAAAATACATACAGGAGGCATCCCCATGCTAAAAAAATTCATGTTGTTGGTTGTTGCTCTACTTCTTTCGTTCGCTTTATTC
The nucleotide sequence above comes from Bacillus sp. KH172YL63. Encoded proteins:
- a CDS encoding RNA polymerase sigma factor, giving the protein MSEDQQLIQEILRGSQAAMEVLTRKYYKDVFAFVYRKTGNKDLAYDLTQEIFIKVIKKIGSYSNTGKFKSWIFSVAVNHCRDHWKSAAHQRAQKQSQLSEYLTNDKTNVSYIFAQKEARERVRIAIGELPEYQRNAIILKYFHEMKIHEIASVTDSNEATVKSRLRQGLGKLAKLLGRGEEYGQHQKK
- a CDS encoding GNAT family N-acetyltransferase — translated: MNIRLLTPSDAKQYWNLRLEALKQNPEAFATSYEEAIQRENPIDRVAQNLSIEGNFTFGAFKDEELVGVVTLLQETPAKLSHRANVVAMYVTPDTRGNGIGEKLLTKAIEQAKSITVLKKINLTVVTTNERAKKLYEKLGFKVFGTEIKALKINDTFYDEDYMVLFL
- a CDS encoding HAD family hydrolase, whose product is MSKVKAVLFDLDDTLLDRNAAVDALFLLVLERCYGDVDDNVKSDMLRAFKLYDKKSFGQGDKTPVLESFFADFPTGKRLPTHAIQDFWNEHFPTCFSIKEELFNLLHTMKQQVKIGIVTNGTSLRQNEKITNTHLDRHFDTIIISEEVGSSKPDKTIFEIALAKLGVQPEEVLFVGDHLILDIYGSQSLDMMGIWYNPGKIENHSDIQPYGEIESLDQLLFYLT
- a CDS encoding NIPSNAP family protein, with the protein product MIYRRKMYQISPTILEDFNLHFNKTLLLTQLKYGSRLVGRWMTEERDGKVEVFAIWEYDSYEAYEEIEGNVRSDEAHMKRVHAWFEKMGGRENLKSVFNSIDQDFIQSTVTSQDPSLAAR
- a CDS encoding GNAT family N-acetyltransferase; this translates as MQLKLRRRTEEDISAFLTWKYDGMYAFYDNDSQTEKIQGLKQSVHAVRAFSVEDERGNLIGNCEFYDVEEDGNTILVMGVQMKPSLTGKGYGSTFVKSIIDQGKEMLKFTHLELAVADFNKRAIRTYEKEGFRKRGQFENTIRGRDYTFVIMEKDWKK
- a CDS encoding SDR family NAD(P)-dependent oxidoreductase — encoded protein: MKPLQGKVALVTGASRGAGRGIAFELGSAGATVYVTGRSVKGNTTDHRPETIEETAAGVTSRGGRGIAVRCDHTNESDVRNLFDQIEREHGRLDLLVNSVFGGSESSLPAGEGKHFWERPTAHWDAMMVAGPQAYLLTSRYAVPLMQHHDGLIVNITFFIRNRISGNLYYDLAMNAINRMTEGMAKELSAFNVSAVALCPGWMRTERVKDAGFGPEDGATETTAYVGRAVAALAGDTNVSEITGEVLMVAELAEKYGFTDIDGSKPLPFEE
- a CDS encoding DUF3021 family protein, yielding MNLLKKCLIRGVIPLIILGTASIWHAFLGSSAEANNTFVLALITFFLGLTSVLYEVQQWKWGKQILIHYLVMLVTVYPTLLLSGMYAVHSFRDALKVFFHFNQVELMLFIVTFLFSVWREKRYMRKYKEYGS
- a CDS encoding GNAT family N-acetyltransferase — protein: MIQIKQADPSHVRGIMRVCSGGYWATYGDMYTDSYIERVIEEFYNEERVLKEVKERNWHWGGYFVAVENDEVVGAAGGGMISESDGELFVLYIDPARRNEGIGTMLLDAVTHQQKHDFKADKQWVSVQKGNEKGIPFYEARGFVFKREKESYRDEGEGYVSLRYERELDVWAGRSGVSGRGGQGFC
- a CDS encoding DMT family transporter, which codes for MRTFMYVFCLLVWGLNFIAVKIQGTPVSLEVSLTYRLLGAACLFVLFAFLTRPEGFPVKKDMFTIVTFGICNFALSYLFLYYGTIWSNAALVTLIFSLKTVLTPISLRVFLKEKLEPRILVGGMIGLMGVGVMVYPILVHDFSLNYIKGIGIALLGTLLTSIGDASSARNAKHHIHPVYSNSIGGIVAALFLLVLSIMQGETFAFPTSISYVSALLYLTVIASFAAWMFYLNLVKQIGASLSSYMVALFPAVGGVASVLIGESELTIFLVGGCLLGCMGAAVALNFFHKIAEPWRKKRVMQGNI
- a CDS encoding SunI/YnzG family protein yields the protein MEVKVSKKESSLQIKWQLSKIDIPLSEIKEVSSDDTYGGEEKNAIRIGFPYGHTDRIVIKTGAETYILFTSDGGMKGKILSYMN